The following are from one region of the Rhizobacter sp. AJA081-3 genome:
- a CDS encoding class 1 fructose-bisphosphatase — protein sequence MARRISLTQYLVEQQREHGHIPAELRLLIEVVARACKTIAISVNKGALGEVLGSAHTENVQGEVQKKLDIISNEVLIEANEWGGHLAAMASEEMDSIHVVPNRYPQGEYLLLFDPLDGSSNIDVNVSIGTIFSVLRKVGHHRGVSEQDFLQAGRAQAAAGYCVYGPQTMLVLTVGEGVAMFTLDREMGSWVLTADQVQLPADTKEFAVNMSNMRHWAPPMKRYIDECLAGKEGPRGKDFNMRWVASMVADVHRILTRGGVFIYPWDKREPDKPGKLRLLYEANPMSFLIEQAGGSATNGSQRILDIVPTKLHERVSVMLGSKNEVERVTEYHRESA from the coding sequence GTGGCCCGAAGAATCAGCCTGACGCAGTACCTCGTCGAACAGCAGCGCGAGCACGGGCACATCCCGGCCGAGCTGCGCCTGCTCATCGAGGTGGTGGCGCGCGCCTGCAAGACCATCGCGATCTCGGTGAACAAGGGCGCGCTCGGCGAGGTGCTGGGCAGCGCGCACACCGAGAACGTGCAGGGCGAGGTGCAGAAGAAGCTCGACATCATCTCCAACGAGGTGCTGATCGAGGCCAACGAATGGGGCGGCCACCTCGCCGCCATGGCCAGCGAGGAGATGGACTCCATCCACGTCGTGCCGAACCGCTACCCGCAGGGCGAGTACCTGCTGCTGTTCGACCCGCTCGACGGCTCGAGCAACATCGACGTCAACGTCAGCATCGGCACCATCTTCTCGGTGCTGCGCAAGGTCGGCCACCACCGCGGCGTCAGCGAGCAGGACTTCCTGCAGGCCGGCCGCGCCCAGGCTGCTGCAGGCTATTGCGTCTACGGCCCGCAGACCATGCTGGTGCTGACCGTCGGCGAAGGCGTGGCGATGTTCACGCTCGACCGCGAGATGGGCTCCTGGGTGCTGACCGCCGACCAGGTGCAGCTCCCGGCCGACACGAAGGAGTTCGCGGTCAACATGAGCAACATGCGCCACTGGGCGCCGCCGATGAAGCGCTACATCGACGAGTGCCTGGCCGGCAAGGAAGGCCCGCGCGGCAAGGACTTCAACATGCGCTGGGTGGCCAGCATGGTGGCCGACGTGCACCGCATCCTGACGCGCGGCGGCGTGTTCATCTACCCCTGGGACAAGCGCGAGCCCGACAAGCCCGGCAAGCTGCGCCTGCTCTACGAGGCCAACCCGATGAGCTTCCTGATCGAGCAGGCCGGTGGTTCGGCCACCAACGGCTCGCAGCGCATTCTCGACATCGTGCCGACCAAGCTGCACGAACGGGTCAGCGTGATGCTCGGCTCGAAGAACGAGGTCGAGCGTGTGACCGAGTACCACCGCGAATCGGCCTGA
- a CDS encoding histidine phosphatase family protein has protein sequence MGQLYLVRHGQASFGSDDYDRLSELGRRQCVRLGEHFRQSGVVFEAALTGTLRRQVDSLAGIAQGMQMAPQAHAWPGLNEYDGDALVAAIHPGPIAPPRSDEAVRQHFRLLREGLQAWMDGRSEPLGMPSYVDFVAGVCEALDHVRRAHEGAVLIVSSGGPIATAVAAVLGAPKATAIELNLRIRNSAVTEFVFTPKRHSLLSFNALPHLTDPALADWITYS, from the coding sequence ATGGGCCAGCTCTACCTGGTGCGGCATGGGCAAGCCTCGTTCGGCAGCGACGACTACGACCGCTTGAGCGAACTCGGCCGCCGCCAGTGCGTGCGACTGGGCGAGCACTTCCGCCAGTCCGGCGTGGTGTTCGAGGCGGCACTGACCGGCACGCTGAGGCGCCAGGTCGACTCGCTGGCCGGCATCGCCCAGGGCATGCAGATGGCGCCCCAGGCGCACGCCTGGCCGGGGCTGAACGAGTACGACGGCGACGCCCTGGTGGCGGCGATCCACCCCGGCCCGATCGCGCCGCCGCGCAGCGACGAGGCGGTACGCCAGCACTTCCGGCTGCTGCGCGAGGGCCTGCAGGCCTGGATGGACGGCCGCAGCGAGCCGCTGGGCATGCCCAGCTACGTGGACTTCGTGGCCGGCGTGTGCGAGGCGCTCGACCATGTGCGCAGGGCGCATGAAGGCGCGGTGCTGATCGTCTCCAGCGGCGGCCCGATCGCCACCGCGGTGGCCGCGGTGCTGGGCGCGCCCAAGGCCACCGCGATCGAGCTGAACCTGCGCATCCGCAACAGCGCCGTGACGGAGTTCGTGTTCACGCCCAAGCGGCATTCGCTGCTGAGCTTCAACGCCCTGCCGCATCTCACGGACCCGGCACTGGCCGACTGGATCACCTACAGCTGA
- a CDS encoding DUF6527 family protein: MMRHQHLEHRFVRNVPRELEPGVLYISMDYATAVHACCCGCGERVVTPFTPTDWAMTFDGESVTLNPSVGNWNQDCRSHYVIKRGRVIECGSWTNAQVEAERSRDKRAKQSYFNKASPPASMDSPSATHANGTERGREPWSRLWGWLSK, from the coding sequence ATGATGCGTCACCAGCACCTGGAGCATCGCTTTGTCCGCAACGTGCCGCGTGAGCTAGAGCCGGGCGTGTTGTACATCTCGATGGACTACGCGACCGCAGTGCACGCATGCTGCTGCGGGTGTGGTGAGCGCGTGGTGACTCCGTTTACGCCCACAGATTGGGCGATGACATTCGACGGTGAGTCCGTGACGCTCAATCCGTCGGTGGGCAACTGGAACCAGGACTGCCGGTCGCACTATGTGATCAAGAGGGGGCGCGTCATCGAGTGCGGTTCGTGGACCAATGCTCAGGTCGAAGCCGAACGAAGCCGCGACAAGCGCGCGAAGCAGTCGTACTTCAACAAGGCTTCGCCGCCTGCATCAATGGACTCGCCTTCGGCTACGCATGCGAACGGTACCGAGCGAGGCAGAGAGCCATGGTCTCGGCTCTGGGGATGGCTTTCGAAGTAG